Proteins encoded in a region of the Nicotiana tomentosiformis chromosome 9, ASM39032v3, whole genome shotgun sequence genome:
- the LOC104103395 gene encoding premnaspirodiene oxygenase-like, translating into MESGELPFLLENDNIKAVILDMFVAGSDTSSSTVIWALTEMMKNPKVMAKAQAEVREAFKGKKACDEDTDLEKLHYLNLVIKETLRLHPPTPLLVPRECREETEIEGFTIPLKSKVLVNVWAIGRDPENWKNPECFIPERFENSSIEFTGNHFQLLPFGAGRRICPGMQFGLALVTLPLAHLLHNFDWKLPEGINARDLDMTEANGISARREKDLYLIATPYVSPLD; encoded by the exons ATGGAGAGCGGCGAATTACCATTTCTGCTAGAAAATGACAACATCAAAGCAGTTATTCTT GACATGTTCGTAGCAGGATCTGACACATCATCTTCAACCGTTATTTGGGCATTAACAGAAATGATGAAGAATCCAAAAGTCATGGCTAAAGCACAAGCTGAAGTGAGAGAAGCTTTTAAAGGAAAGAAAGCATGTGATGAGGATACTGATCTTGAAAAGCTTCATTACCTAAATTTAGTGATCAAAGAGACACTCCGATTACACCCTCCAACTCCTCTACTTGTCCCGCGAGAATGCAGGGAGGAAACAGAGATAGAAGGATTCACTATACCATTGAAAAGCAAAGTCTTGGTTAACGTATGGGCAATTGGAAGAGATCCCGAGAATTGGAAAAATCCTGAATGTTTTATACCAGAGAGATTCGAAAATAGTTCTATTGAGTTTACTGGAAATCATTTTCAACTTCTTCCGTTTGGCGCTGGAAGACGAATTTGTCCAGGAATGCAATTTGGTTTGGCTCTTGTTACTCTGCCATTGGCTCATTTGCTTCACAATTTTGATTGGAAACTTCCCGAAGGAATTAATGCAAGGGATTTGGACATGACAGAGGCAAATGGGATATCTGCTAGAAGAGAAAAAGATCTTTACTTGATTGCTACTCCTTATGTATCACCTCTTGATTAA